The segment AGGTAGTAGTAGTGATATAATGAAACAGAGAGAAATGTAGAGTCGTGCAAATTAGTTTGAACTCGAAAcccaatttttgtttttttaccaAATGAATAGCTTTTTTTCTActgaaaatatataaacatacaGCTACAACAAATATGTGAAGCAATCTAGGTATAAGTTCGAAATAATCTTTTGAACGTGAAACTTTTAGGATTTTGATTGAACGAATATTAAAAGTGCTTGCTTTTGAAAAAGTTGAAGGACCAAAACGGTTCAAAGcaaaactttagaaactttttTGAACTTGCTTCAAAACACAAGAGaccatttttatcattttcccATCTTTCTGTTTGTCTCGTTTGGTGGCCGCCGGCGGAGCTGTTCCTCGACGTCCGGTAAAACGGTCAGAATTTTTTCGTTTCTAACTGTGTATTAACCTTTATTCATCTATCTATCCCGTGTTCGAAAGCTTATAACTGTAACTATGCCAAAGTGAAAGGAGACTAGTTCctgtttggccatagatttgaTGTTGATACttgaaatttgagtttttgaagTTATGATTTCTGGAATTTGAAGCTATGCTTGGACATTGGACATGCATTTTACTCAGATTTTTTTGAGGTTTTGTGATTGGAAGTCCCAAAAACTACTTGAAGATCAAAATTTGAGAATCTgatcaaaattcatgatttaaGGTAAGGGATATTTGAAGTAAACGGTGAAGCCAATTGACTATTTGTGTAAAAGTGGTAAACTGAAATTCTTGCCGAAACTCTCTTTACAAATATGTCTGATTGGTCGAACCTTCAACAGGATCTACTGGTTCTAATAGTTAGACGTATAAATTTGATTGAAGACTTCCTAAATTTTGGCATTGTATGCAAATCCTGGCGTTGTGTGGTCACCAAGGAGAATTTTAACAGTAACTTGTGTCGGGTTCCATGGCTAATGTTAGCTGAGGAAGAGGATGATAAAACATGTAGGAAATTCTTTAGTCTCTATAATGGCATGATTTTGAAGAAGAGGATTCCAAAAGCGAGTGGAAAACGATGTATGGAGTCTATGGGATGGCTTATCACAGTCGGAAAAGATGAGGGTGAAATTAGTCTGTTACATCCCTTCTCGGGTGTTCAAATTCAATTGCCGCATCAAATTACCACAGACCATTATGAATTTAACCAGACTCCTGTTCCATGGACCTTTGTCCAGAAAGCAATTCTGTCAGCCAATCCTTCTCATACATCTGACTATGTCATCATGATCATTGAGGGACACTACCAGTTCCTCAGTTTTTGGAAACCAGGAGATTTGTTATGGACCAGGATTAGGAAACCGGTCCTTTTCCCACGTACTAGTGATGTGGTATATTTCAACGGCCACTTTTATGCAGTCAGTTATAGTGGCTGCATAAAAGTTTGTGATGTCATTGACTCTGAAACCACCAAAAGTCTTACCGTAGCACAGCTACCATCATGCATTGATGGTAAGTATTACATCCTAGAATCACTAGGATCGTTATTTGTAGTTTCACAAAATGGTGTTGATATAAGGTACGTCAAAGATGATTGCGAagatgaggaggaggaggaggaggaggaggaggaggagaagatgTACATGTACAAGACAAGAAATTTTCTAGTTTTCCAGATCGATTTAGATGCTTGCAAAACTATGCCAACCAGGGATTTAGGGGACCAAGCTTTTTTTCTGGGTGCTAATGCTTCTCTTTCAGTCCAAGCTTCTCGATATCCAGGAATCAAGcccaatcatatttattttacagACGACTGTTTGGGTGCCTATCTCCACTTTGAAGAAGGAGGCGGCTTTGATATGGGGGTGTTCAACTTAGCAGATGGCAGTATCCAGCCGCATTATGATGGTGTTTCCCTCAGTCGTGTTTGTCCTCCAATTTGGGTCACCCCAAATCCATGTTGAGTGAgtcatttttctatatttactcTTTATGTTATTCTATATGTTCTTGTTTTACCAAGGAAGTAGATTTTAAAGAGTATTTACAACATGTCATTTACCTTAAGACTTGGCTGATGCATCTTTGTCGTTTCATATAATTGGACAAATATACTCCTATTAGTTGTTATACTACGTTGCTTCAAGGCATGTTGTGTTGGAATGTGCTACTGCCTTCTAATCTTCACTACATCAGTATTGTCTAATCTTTAGTGGAAACTTGcccaaaatataataatattgagATGCAATCGCCTTTGAGATTGATATACTTACCGAAAAGAAAGAGGTTGTAAGATTCTTCTATTACTCTGATTCAATAAACTGTTTCTTAAAGTTGTCTATTCAAGGGTTGAAATGAGTTCCACACAGAAAGAATAAATATGCTTCAGCAGACTGGCATTCTGCATGTACTCGTATAGTCATTAGCCTCTCTTGCCTGAAACAATAGAAGCAAACAAGGCAAGATCTGAGATTCTTCATTTTGATGTATCCTCTACTTGAAGTCATTCTTTTAAAGTGCCCGACCCTTATTCCTAGTGACCGATGTTACATCAACTTTCACCTTGTAAGCACTTCCATGTCTTTCCTTCTCGACCAATTTAGCTGCAGCTTAAAGTACCTTTTTCGAATCTCACTTTTCTGGACAGAAGGACTTCAAAGAAGTTGATGAGTGCACTGCGCTTTCTGGAGATGTTATTGGATACTCTCATCTGGACTTACTAGCAGAGACAACATTGTTGTTTTTGAACATTTTCTGCTTATACTCTTTTTGTTGGAGCACTATTGGGTGAACGATATCCTCGTTAGCCCTCATCACTTACGATTACTCTTTAACTGGTATGTCTCGTTTATTCTGGATATAGTTTTTGGCTGTTTATTTACCGCGATATTCCCTTGACAGGTATCCATTGAAGATGCTCAGATGAATTTTGAGAATCTTGTCCAGAAGCCGGTGCATATGACTCAAGTTAATGTAAAGCATGTAGAATTTCAACTGCTTGTTAATGTGTCTCTACTACTATCCAACTTTGTTATTGTGTGATACACATGACAAAGGTGAGGATCTTTCGGACCGCTTCTTTACCTCTACGAGGTAGGATAAGGTCTGCATAGACTTTATCGTCCCCAGACTCCACCAGTAGAATTACATTGTATATAGGTGGTGTTAAAATGCACAGAGTCGTTATCGAGCTAGACGACAGTAGTCTTTTTTTTACTCTTTGGAGTGGGTATTAGAGTTCCCTATTGTCCTTACAAAGTTATTGTTGCTCATTTACTTGGAATGAATTCTTTAAGGTTGCCACAATGCTAATGTGACACCTAAATTAGTTCATTGCTGATATTATTTATCTAAATGAATCGTAGATTTTAACTCTCGAAATCTAAGTTATGTTATATAAATCGAGATGAAAGAGTATTACTTATGAACATCTAGATGtcatacatcacataagttAGAAAAATCCCCAAGAAGACGCTAAAAAAGGCAGAAAACTATTGGTTCTTGAACGACCATTCTcataaaaagatgttaaaagagatcaaaatttaaatattatattatattttaaaggaTAATTAATTctgtcataattatttttaaaataacaataataataataataataataataaaacgaTAATAATAACGTAGACTAACAAAATTGTaatattataaaccattttttaTCTTCGtataaaacattttccaaaaatataattttgtttgtaCCAAACACAATTTACACACCCTTTTGATTCcgaatcaatacaaaaattttctcagtgattcaaatttataattttaaaaataaaaataaaataagtttatcaTATCGAAATACTTAACATTTTGACCCTTCTCTCTTCTATCTTCTGGAATTTCTTTCACAATATCacccaaataaataaataaattttatttagtaaattgaatattactaatttaattaaaaagacattagaaaaaataattaatttcaactttatatttaattataacacCTGCTACACAAACCCAATGCCGCAATTTTCATTTGCAATTTATTgctttatgattttaatttatgaaaattgcATACTGTTCTTTCTGAAAAGGCATCTTCTTGAAGTGAGTGAAGCTAGTGAATGCTCTGTGTGTGTATATCAAGAAGGAACAGGTTCTTTGTATTGTTGATATCAAAATCATGAGTAATCTTAAATCTTCAAGCTCTGAATTGGACTTCGATCGACCCAATCTTGAAGATTATCTTCCTACTGGATCCATACAAGAACCCCATGGAAAGCTTCGATTGTAATCCCCTCTTCTTCCTTTCTTATTTTGGTGCCTCAAATGTttcaaagttttgatttttatgtaaccCCTTTTGGTTTAATTGGTGTTTTTAGGCGTGATTTGCTAGATATATCTCCCACTTTGACTGAGGCTGCTGGTGCAATTATTGACGTGAGTCAAAATTTCTGTTATTGAATTTCAATCTTACATCGATCCATGactgtaaatttactgattgTTGCATTTCCATAAAAAGTTCAGCTTTACTTCCAATTGGGGTTTGAGGAGGGTAGGATGTACGCTGAGCTTACTGAGTACCTTTTCTAGGGTTGAGAGGTTGTTTTGATAGACTTTCGGATGAAAAGGGATGTTATGAAAGCAGACCTCAAATTTACTGATTGTTGCACTTCCATAAACAATTGACCTTTACTTACAGGTGGGATTTGGGGATGGTACGATGTACGCTGAGCTTACCCGTATCTTTTTGGGGCAGAGGGGTTGTTTTCGGTAGACTCTTGACTGGAAAGGGATGTTATGAGAGCaggatttcaagaaaaatgtaTCAACCAAACCGGAAGGCACAAAGCAAATGAGACAACAAATAGTGGTACACATAGAAGAATAGGGAACTATGTTATTACTAAATAGTACCTTACATAGCAAGATACAAAGCAAAGGGGAGGATGTACAAGTTGGGTCTGGGGAGGGGAGGATGTACGCTGAGCTTATCCCTACCTTTATGAGGGTAGAGAGGTTATTTTCGACAGATCCATTGGCTGATTAGGAATGTTATTGAAGCAGGATTCCAAGAAAAATGCAACAACCAAATAGGAAGATACAAAGCAAATGATGCAACAAATAATACTACACATAGAAGAATAGGAAGCTATGCAATTACTAAATAGTAGTGTATTACCACATATAGCAAGATACAAAGCAAATGAGGCAAGAATTGACCTCTACTATTTTTGGATTATTTCAAAAACTTGGTTTTGGGCTGCTCATGTAGTTTGAGAAAGTTTTAGATAGGCCACTATTTATTATGTCTGTGTTGAAAAGAAGTAGTTTGGATCTCAACCTAATAATTCAGGAAATCCcatttgtttatttcatcatatcttTCTCATCATAATTTTCCTAGAGGTAATTTCCACCCCTTCTATTAAGTGATATAATCACATCgaggttttaggaaatgaaagGATTTAAAGTTGCGTAAGAAAAAGTATTCCAATTTCATGCATGTGTCTGAGTATTCAACTTAAAGCTGTAGTCTTAAAAGAACATAAAGGAGAAGGACTGAATTAGCGATATACTAGACATTCAACTTGGATGTCACTTTTGCTCTGTCAACTGCCCATTTGCTTGTCGCGTGCAAATCGATTTATTATTAACCACCATGACTGCAAAGTTGCCAATTCTTGCACTACCAAAAAAACAATTTGACCTCTACTTCTTTTGGATTTTGTCAAAAACTTTATTTTGAAGCTTGGCTTTTCAGTTTCAGGAAGTTGAATGTATCCATTTTCATTTGCGTATATCCATTCGTTTTTTGCAGGATTCTTTCACCCGATGCTTCAAGTCAAATCCACCAGAACCTTGGAACTGGAACATCTATTTGTTTCCTTTATGGTGCTTGGGAGTTGTTGTTAGATATGGAATTCTTTTTCCTATAAGGTTTAgtctctttaatttcttttatttttctcatttgagGTCTAATCATGAACTAATTTACTCACCTATTGCAATAGCTTTTCACTACCCCATTGAAAGCTCACTCTTTTCATCCTTCGTTTCTAATTCAATTGCAGAGTCATTGTCTTGACAATAGGATGGATAATATTTCTGTCTTGCTATATCCCCGTGCATTTACTTCTGAAAGGGCACGATAAGTTCAGGAAAAAGCTAGAGGTATCTCTCTTGCTACCCAGTTTActtaaattttctcttctatTATTTTAAGTTGAGGACTGCACTTTGGTTGGCATTTGCTCACAATATAGATATGATAACGTTTATCTTTATCCCTGGCCTTACTGTGGAGAAAATTATATTCATCTTATAAGGAATTCGTGAGTCACACATCAACACAAACATCACTCGCTTAGTGGAAAGGAATTCCATAGGTTAAGAAAGTTTTCTTTGGTAATTTTAGCTAATAAGCCTGTGCTGAACTAGGCGTAGAAAGAACTGCATGCTCAAAGAAATATGGTTAAGAAAAACATCACCCGCTTAACGGAAAGGAACTCCAtagattaagaaaaaatttcttTGGTAATTAGCCAATAAGCCTGTGCTGAACTAGCGTAGAAAATGAACCGCATGTTCAAAGAAATATGTTTAAGCTAACCAAAGAGTCCATCAGCTGCAATATTGTTCAGCAGTCTGTCTTGTGAAATACTGAACAATTGGGTTCAAACAAGAGCTGTGCCTGTATGAGGAAACCAAGTTTAGTTCAGAAGACTTTGGCAAATTATGGCAGATATTGATACTGAAACTGGTTTTGAATAGAgcttcttatatatatatgcttgttTGTACAATTTGTTAAAGCCACTTTATTTACACTACGCTACTTGTTAAGATGATGGGGAGACTAGTTCTTTTAACTTCGCATGCACATAGAAATTACTGAAACTTGAGAAATATGATTTCCCAAGACATAGGAATATGTTCCTAAacaaacaattgaagcaagcaCTGCAAACATTAGGAAATGCCATTAGCTATGGAAATGGAACACTTCACTATGTTGATTAGCTTTGGAAATCGCTTATTGTGTCTGGACCAGGTTTTTGCAACATCTGTGTATATGTTCAAGTATGATCTTGGATAAAAGATGTGGTGAAGCACATTGAAACATTACACGAGGAATCTGCTACATCTGTTTCAACTATTAGCTTTtgcaaacaaaaacaaaaatagtcaAAGAACAAATTCGGATGCACTATGctcgttttttttttccagctgAAGCCTGAAGTTTCTGTtttgtctttcttcttttcttggtTCACCAACTGACCTTTTTTTCCTTAGTAGCCGGTTGACATTCAAACAAAAACCATCCCAGACAATGCGACAGAGAAACTATCcctaattaaaaaaactaatagGCGGTATTTGATGGCATTATATGTTATGGAATACTATCCCTATGATGGAAAGAAACCAATCTACCAGTACTCAAGTATATAAAAAACGGCAGTATTAAAAAAGACATTCAAATCAAACAAGAATATTCAAATAAGAACTACAATACTCAAATCAACTTGAGTCATCCTCTGGCTCCCGACAGCCGACAGCGGCTTGACCCCCATCAAATTTTTGGGCCCACCTGAGTAAGATAAATTGGCAATATGTTTGGAAATTCTCTATTATGAATTAAGATGTCTAGACTTGCTTATTTTGCACTTCTGTTATTCCTTTGAAGAGTATGTATACATATTAAGGTTTCTGTTATCCCTTGCCTTGGTTAATTTTCTTAGAGGTGCCTGGTGGAGCTGATATGCAGTTTCTTTGTTGCATCTTGGACTGGGGTTGTCAAATACCATGGCCCACGACCTAGCATACGACCTAAACAGGTACATCTGCTGCTATAATTGAAATCTAACATGTGAACCATCTTCTTTGATACTTCTAAAGTCGCGTTATGCATTTTATTGACAGGTTTTTGTGGCAAATCACACATCGATGATTGACTTTATTGTCTTAGAGCAGATGACTGCATTTGCTGTGATCATGCAGAAGCATCCTGGGTGGGTCGGTAAGAGTTCTAAAGCATTTGCATTGTTTGCTAATTCTTTTTGTGTGTCATTCAAAAGTTTCTGAGCTTTAATATGAAGACATGCATATTAATGGCTAAACCTAAATATACAATCTTGTGATGGAGCATTTCTAAAGTTAAGGTTTAATAACACCTCAacagtaaaattttaaaattttcttagaaCCTATAATTCTGGTAATGATTCAAGAACAGGAGTTTGGAAAGGAATTTTGCAGATTTTGTCATGATAATTGCATAAGCTAATTAACAGATATTTGGGGCAGAGTGAGTGCATTGATCTGAACTTAGAGTTGAACTTGGCTACTAGTCAAAAAATACATAGGTATATATTGAAGCTTAGGTAAATATAAGTTGGCTGTGTAGACCCTCTTAACTTCTGGCCATGCTAGTTAGaccttttttaataaaagaatatttttctcaGACAAGACTCTTGTGGATGTTATTCTGCAAACTGCATAGCTAACTAGCAAAAATTCAGCGCAGAGTGCAAACTGAGTGCGTTTGATGTGGAAAACGATTATTGAAGCTCAGTGTAACTATGGTTTGGCTGTCTATACCTTC is part of the Solanum pennellii chromosome 8, SPENNV200 genome and harbors:
- the LOC107027138 gene encoding F-box protein At2g26160-like, giving the protein MSDWSNLQQDLLVLIVRRINLIEDFLNFGIVCKSWRCVVTKENFNSNLCRVPWLMLAEEEDDKTCRKFFSLYNGMILKKRIPKASGKRCMESMGWLITVGKDEGEISLLHPFSGVQIQLPHQITTDHYEFNQTPVPWTFVQKAILSANPSHTSDYVIMIIEGHYQFLSFWKPGDLLWTRIRKPVLFPRTSDVVYFNGHFYAVSYSGCIKVCDVIDSETTKSLTVAQLPSCIDGKYYILESLGSLFVVSQNGVDIRYVKDDCEDEEEEEEEEEEEKMYMYKTRNFLVFQIDLDACKTMPTRDLGDQAFFLGANASLSVQASRYPGIKPNHIYFTDDCLGAYLHFEEGGGFDMGVFNLADGSIQPHYDGVSLSRVCPPIWVTPNPC
- the LOC107026667 gene encoding glycerol-3-phosphate acyltransferase 9, which gives rise to MSNLKSSSSELDFDRPNLEDYLPTGSIQEPHGKLRLRDLLDISPTLTEAAGAIIDDSFTRCFKSNPPEPWNWNIYLFPLWCLGVVVRYGILFPIRVIVLTIGWIIFLSCYIPVHLLLKGHDKFRKKLERCLVELICSFFVASWTGVVKYHGPRPSIRPKQVFVANHTSMIDFIVLEQMTAFAVIMQKHPGWVGLLQSTILEGVGCIWFNRSEAKDREIVAKKLRQHVEGADNNPLLIFPEGTCVNNHYTVMFKKGAFELGCTVCPVAIKYNKIFVDAFWNSKKQSFTTHLLQLMTSWAVVCDVWYLEPQNIRPGETPIEFAERVRDIISVRAGLKKVPWDGYLKYSRPSPKHRERKQQSFAESVLRRLEEK